A genomic window from Maylandia zebra isolate NMK-2024a linkage group LG20, Mzebra_GT3a, whole genome shotgun sequence includes:
- the pabpc1l gene encoding polyadenylate-binding protein 1-like isoform X2 translates to MNSSGPAYPLASLYVGDLHPDVTEAMLYQKFSPAGPIMSIRVCRDIITRRSLGYAYVNFQQPADAECALDTMNYDVIKGRPIRIMWSQRDPGLRKSGVGNIFIKNMDESIDNKALYDTFSAFGNILSCKVVCDEKGSKGYGFVHFETQEAANRAIETMNGMLLNDRKVQKAGKRLGYGIVSSKARFLGEKCQLYLLRFVGHFKSRKEREVEFGSKAMKFTNVYIKNFGEDFTDEKLKEVFSAFGRTLSVRVMKDEKGRSRGFGFVNYAHHEDAQKAVNEMNGKEINGKILYVGRAQKRLERQGELKRKFDQIKQDRIQRYQGVNLYVKNLDDSIDDERLRKEFAPYGTITSAKVMTDGSQSKGFGFVCFSSPEEATKAVTEMNGRIVATKPLYVALAQRREERKAILTNKYMQRLATLRTMASPLIDSYHQSGYYVTLPQPPTRSFYNHTAVSNVRPVPRWTGQPPRPQGPYTTQLVSGSVPRRGSSPIATVRQASTQAPRIVTSTQKTNDIGTQTVGGRTDIANVARSSQYKYASAVRNPQQVVTVPAPMPRLQVVAAPVMEPPVHIQGPELLTASVLAAAPPMDQKQLLGERLYPLIHTLHPNLAGKITGMLLEIDNSELLHMLESPESLHAKVDEAIAVLQAHQAKEHSPKQ, encoded by the exons ATGAACAGCAGTGGACCAGCATATCCTCTTGCTTCTCTGTATGTTGGAGACCTGCACCCTGATGTCACAGAGGCAATGCTTTACCAGAAGTTTTCTCCCGCTGGGCCAATCATGTCGATCCGTGTGTGCCGGGACATCATCACCCGCAGATCTCTGGGATATGCCTATGTAAACTTCCAGCAACCTGCTGATG CGGAGTGTGCCCTGGATACGATGAACTACGATGTCATCAAAGGTCGGCCAATCAGAATAATGTGGTCTCAACGCGACCCAGGACTCAGGAAATCTGGTGTGGGTAACATCTTTATCAAGAACATGGATGAGTCTATTGACAACAAAGCACTGTATGACACCTTCTCAGCCTTTGGAAATATTTTGTCCTGTAAG GTTGTTTGTGATGAAAAAGGATCCAAAGGCTATGGATTTGTTCATTTTGAGACTCAAGAAGCTGCAAACCGGGCCATTGAAACAATGAATGGGATGCTACTGAATGATAGGAAAGT TCAAAAGGCGGGTAAACGGTTGGGATATGGCATTGTCAGCTCAAAGGCCCGTTTCCTGGGAGAAAAGTGTCAGTTGTATCTCCTTAG ATTTGTTGGCCACTTTAAGTCACGCAAGGAAAGAGAGGTGGAGTTTGGCAGTAAGGCTATGAAGTTCACCAATGTCTACATCAAGAATTTTGGTGAAGACTTCACTGATGAGAAACTAAAGGaagttttctctgcatttg GGAGAACTCTCAGTGTACGGGTCATGAAGGATGAGAAGGGTCGTTCAAGAGGATTTGGATTTGTAAACTATGCTCATCATGAAGATGCCCAGAAG gCTGTTAATGAAATGAATGGAAAGGAGATCAATGGGAAAATCCTCTATGTAGGGCGGGCTCAGAAGCGTCTTGAGCGCCAGGGAGAGCTCAAACGCAAGTTTGACCAAATAAAACAGGACCGCATCCAGCGCtatcag GGGGTGAATCTGTATGTGAAGAACTTGGACGACAGCATCGACGATGAGAGACTTCGGAAGGAGTTTGCTCCTTATGGCACCATCACCAGTGCAAAG GTGATGACAGATGGCTCCCAAAGCAAAGGCTTTGGTTTTGTCTGTTTCTCTTCCCCTGAGGAGGCAACAAAAGCAGTGACTGAAATGAATGGGAGAATTGTTGCAACCAAGCCACTGTATGTGGCTCTGGCTCAGCGGAGAGAGGAGCGTAAAGCAATTCTAACAAATAAGTACATGCAAAGACTTGCTACCTTGAGAACCATGGCCAGCCCGCTAATCGACTCATACCATCAGTCTGGATATTATGTCACATTACCACAG CCTCCCACGCGCTCCTTTTACAACCACACTGCTGTCAGCAATGTGAGACCAGTCCCTCGCTGGACAGGACAGCCACCAAGACCACAGG GCCCCTACACCACTCAGCTGGTTTCTGGCTCTGTCCCCCGACGTGGATCGAGCCCCATCGCTACAGTCAGACAGGCTTCCACCCAGGCGCCACGCATCGTAACCTCAACACAAAAGACAA ATGACATTGGAACCCAGACTGTAGGAGGGCGCACTGACATTGCCAATGTGGCCAGAAGCAGCCAGTACAAGTATGCGTCAGCAGTGAGGAACCCTCAGCAGGTTGTTACTGTGCCTGCACCCATGCCTAGACTACAG GTTGTTGCTGCGCCGGTGATGGAGCCACCAGTACACATTCAAGGCCCAGAGCTGCTTACCGCCTCAGTGCTGGCTGCAGCCCCACCAATGGATCAGAAACAGCTCCTTG GGGAGCGACTGTACCCACTGATTCACACTCTGCATCCAAACCTGGCTGGTAAAATCACTGGGATGTTGCTGGAGATCGACAACTCTGAGCTGCTGCATATGCTGGAGTCGCCCGAGTCCCTGCACGCTAAG
- the pabpc1l gene encoding polyadenylate-binding protein 1-like isoform X3 — translation MNSSGPAYPLASLYVGDLHPDVTEAMLYQKFSPAGPIMSIRVCRDIITRRSLGYAYVNFQQPADAECALDTMNYDVIKGRPIRIMWSQRDPGLRKSGVGNIFIKNMDESIDNKALYDTFSAFGNILSCKVVCDEKGSKGYGFVHFETQEAANRAIETMNGMLLNDRKVFVGHFKSRKEREVEFGSKAMKFTNVYIKNFGEDFTDEKLKEVFSAFGRTLSVRVMKDEKGRSRGFGFVNYAHHEDAQKAVNEMNGKEINGKILYVGRAQKRLERQGELKRKFDQIKQDRIQRYQGVNLYVKNLDDSIDDERLRKEFAPYGTITSAKVMTDGSQSKGFGFVCFSSPEEATKAVTEMNGRIVATKPLYVALAQRREERKAILTNKYMQRLATLRTMASPLIDSYHQSGYYVTLPQPPTRSFYNHTAVSNVRPVPRWTGQPPRPQGPYTTQLVSGSVPRRGSSPIATVRQASTQAPRIVTSTQKTNDIGTQTVGGRTDIANVARSSQYKYASAVRNPQQVVTVPAPMPRLQVVAAPVMEPPVHIQGPELLTASVLAAAPPMDQKQLLGERLYPLIHTLHPNLAGKITGMLLEIDNSELLHMLESPESLHAKVDEAIAVLQAHQAKEHSPKQ, via the exons ATGAACAGCAGTGGACCAGCATATCCTCTTGCTTCTCTGTATGTTGGAGACCTGCACCCTGATGTCACAGAGGCAATGCTTTACCAGAAGTTTTCTCCCGCTGGGCCAATCATGTCGATCCGTGTGTGCCGGGACATCATCACCCGCAGATCTCTGGGATATGCCTATGTAAACTTCCAGCAACCTGCTGATG CGGAGTGTGCCCTGGATACGATGAACTACGATGTCATCAAAGGTCGGCCAATCAGAATAATGTGGTCTCAACGCGACCCAGGACTCAGGAAATCTGGTGTGGGTAACATCTTTATCAAGAACATGGATGAGTCTATTGACAACAAAGCACTGTATGACACCTTCTCAGCCTTTGGAAATATTTTGTCCTGTAAG GTTGTTTGTGATGAAAAAGGATCCAAAGGCTATGGATTTGTTCATTTTGAGACTCAAGAAGCTGCAAACCGGGCCATTGAAACAATGAATGGGATGCTACTGAATGATAGGAAAGT ATTTGTTGGCCACTTTAAGTCACGCAAGGAAAGAGAGGTGGAGTTTGGCAGTAAGGCTATGAAGTTCACCAATGTCTACATCAAGAATTTTGGTGAAGACTTCACTGATGAGAAACTAAAGGaagttttctctgcatttg GGAGAACTCTCAGTGTACGGGTCATGAAGGATGAGAAGGGTCGTTCAAGAGGATTTGGATTTGTAAACTATGCTCATCATGAAGATGCCCAGAAG gCTGTTAATGAAATGAATGGAAAGGAGATCAATGGGAAAATCCTCTATGTAGGGCGGGCTCAGAAGCGTCTTGAGCGCCAGGGAGAGCTCAAACGCAAGTTTGACCAAATAAAACAGGACCGCATCCAGCGCtatcag GGGGTGAATCTGTATGTGAAGAACTTGGACGACAGCATCGACGATGAGAGACTTCGGAAGGAGTTTGCTCCTTATGGCACCATCACCAGTGCAAAG GTGATGACAGATGGCTCCCAAAGCAAAGGCTTTGGTTTTGTCTGTTTCTCTTCCCCTGAGGAGGCAACAAAAGCAGTGACTGAAATGAATGGGAGAATTGTTGCAACCAAGCCACTGTATGTGGCTCTGGCTCAGCGGAGAGAGGAGCGTAAAGCAATTCTAACAAATAAGTACATGCAAAGACTTGCTACCTTGAGAACCATGGCCAGCCCGCTAATCGACTCATACCATCAGTCTGGATATTATGTCACATTACCACAG CCTCCCACGCGCTCCTTTTACAACCACACTGCTGTCAGCAATGTGAGACCAGTCCCTCGCTGGACAGGACAGCCACCAAGACCACAGG GCCCCTACACCACTCAGCTGGTTTCTGGCTCTGTCCCCCGACGTGGATCGAGCCCCATCGCTACAGTCAGACAGGCTTCCACCCAGGCGCCACGCATCGTAACCTCAACACAAAAGACAA ATGACATTGGAACCCAGACTGTAGGAGGGCGCACTGACATTGCCAATGTGGCCAGAAGCAGCCAGTACAAGTATGCGTCAGCAGTGAGGAACCCTCAGCAGGTTGTTACTGTGCCTGCACCCATGCCTAGACTACAG GTTGTTGCTGCGCCGGTGATGGAGCCACCAGTACACATTCAAGGCCCAGAGCTGCTTACCGCCTCAGTGCTGGCTGCAGCCCCACCAATGGATCAGAAACAGCTCCTTG GGGAGCGACTGTACCCACTGATTCACACTCTGCATCCAAACCTGGCTGGTAAAATCACTGGGATGTTGCTGGAGATCGACAACTCTGAGCTGCTGCATATGCTGGAGTCGCCCGAGTCCCTGCACGCTAAG
- the pabpc1l gene encoding polyadenylate-binding protein 1-like isoform X1: MNSSGPAYPLASLYVGDLHPDVTEAMLYQKFSPAGPIMSIRVCRDIITRRSLGYAYVNFQQPADAECALDTMNYDVIKGRPIRIMWSQRDPGLRKSGVGNIFIKNMDESIDNKALYDTFSAFGNILSCKVVCDEKGSKGYGFVHFETQEAANRAIETMNGMLLNDRKVQKAGKRLGYGIVSSKARFLGEKCQLYLLRSVNRFVGHFKSRKEREVEFGSKAMKFTNVYIKNFGEDFTDEKLKEVFSAFGRTLSVRVMKDEKGRSRGFGFVNYAHHEDAQKAVNEMNGKEINGKILYVGRAQKRLERQGELKRKFDQIKQDRIQRYQGVNLYVKNLDDSIDDERLRKEFAPYGTITSAKVMTDGSQSKGFGFVCFSSPEEATKAVTEMNGRIVATKPLYVALAQRREERKAILTNKYMQRLATLRTMASPLIDSYHQSGYYVTLPQPPTRSFYNHTAVSNVRPVPRWTGQPPRPQGPYTTQLVSGSVPRRGSSPIATVRQASTQAPRIVTSTQKTNDIGTQTVGGRTDIANVARSSQYKYASAVRNPQQVVTVPAPMPRLQVVAAPVMEPPVHIQGPELLTASVLAAAPPMDQKQLLGERLYPLIHTLHPNLAGKITGMLLEIDNSELLHMLESPESLHAKVDEAIAVLQAHQAKEHSPKQ; this comes from the exons ATGAACAGCAGTGGACCAGCATATCCTCTTGCTTCTCTGTATGTTGGAGACCTGCACCCTGATGTCACAGAGGCAATGCTTTACCAGAAGTTTTCTCCCGCTGGGCCAATCATGTCGATCCGTGTGTGCCGGGACATCATCACCCGCAGATCTCTGGGATATGCCTATGTAAACTTCCAGCAACCTGCTGATG CGGAGTGTGCCCTGGATACGATGAACTACGATGTCATCAAAGGTCGGCCAATCAGAATAATGTGGTCTCAACGCGACCCAGGACTCAGGAAATCTGGTGTGGGTAACATCTTTATCAAGAACATGGATGAGTCTATTGACAACAAAGCACTGTATGACACCTTCTCAGCCTTTGGAAATATTTTGTCCTGTAAG GTTGTTTGTGATGAAAAAGGATCCAAAGGCTATGGATTTGTTCATTTTGAGACTCAAGAAGCTGCAAACCGGGCCATTGAAACAATGAATGGGATGCTACTGAATGATAGGAAAGT TCAAAAGGCGGGTAAACGGTTGGGATATGGCATTGTCAGCTCAAAGGCCCGTTTCCTGGGAGAAAAGTGTCAGTTGTATCTCCTTAGGTCAGTGAATAG ATTTGTTGGCCACTTTAAGTCACGCAAGGAAAGAGAGGTGGAGTTTGGCAGTAAGGCTATGAAGTTCACCAATGTCTACATCAAGAATTTTGGTGAAGACTTCACTGATGAGAAACTAAAGGaagttttctctgcatttg GGAGAACTCTCAGTGTACGGGTCATGAAGGATGAGAAGGGTCGTTCAAGAGGATTTGGATTTGTAAACTATGCTCATCATGAAGATGCCCAGAAG gCTGTTAATGAAATGAATGGAAAGGAGATCAATGGGAAAATCCTCTATGTAGGGCGGGCTCAGAAGCGTCTTGAGCGCCAGGGAGAGCTCAAACGCAAGTTTGACCAAATAAAACAGGACCGCATCCAGCGCtatcag GGGGTGAATCTGTATGTGAAGAACTTGGACGACAGCATCGACGATGAGAGACTTCGGAAGGAGTTTGCTCCTTATGGCACCATCACCAGTGCAAAG GTGATGACAGATGGCTCCCAAAGCAAAGGCTTTGGTTTTGTCTGTTTCTCTTCCCCTGAGGAGGCAACAAAAGCAGTGACTGAAATGAATGGGAGAATTGTTGCAACCAAGCCACTGTATGTGGCTCTGGCTCAGCGGAGAGAGGAGCGTAAAGCAATTCTAACAAATAAGTACATGCAAAGACTTGCTACCTTGAGAACCATGGCCAGCCCGCTAATCGACTCATACCATCAGTCTGGATATTATGTCACATTACCACAG CCTCCCACGCGCTCCTTTTACAACCACACTGCTGTCAGCAATGTGAGACCAGTCCCTCGCTGGACAGGACAGCCACCAAGACCACAGG GCCCCTACACCACTCAGCTGGTTTCTGGCTCTGTCCCCCGACGTGGATCGAGCCCCATCGCTACAGTCAGACAGGCTTCCACCCAGGCGCCACGCATCGTAACCTCAACACAAAAGACAA ATGACATTGGAACCCAGACTGTAGGAGGGCGCACTGACATTGCCAATGTGGCCAGAAGCAGCCAGTACAAGTATGCGTCAGCAGTGAGGAACCCTCAGCAGGTTGTTACTGTGCCTGCACCCATGCCTAGACTACAG GTTGTTGCTGCGCCGGTGATGGAGCCACCAGTACACATTCAAGGCCCAGAGCTGCTTACCGCCTCAGTGCTGGCTGCAGCCCCACCAATGGATCAGAAACAGCTCCTTG GGGAGCGACTGTACCCACTGATTCACACTCTGCATCCAAACCTGGCTGGTAAAATCACTGGGATGTTGCTGGAGATCGACAACTCTGAGCTGCTGCATATGCTGGAGTCGCCCGAGTCCCTGCACGCTAAG
- the pabpc1l gene encoding polyadenylate-binding protein 1-like isoform X4: MNSSGPAYPLASLYVGDLHPDVTEAMLYQKFSPAGPIMSIRVCRDIITRRSLGYAYVNFQQPADAECALDTMNYDVIKGRPIRIMWSQRDPGLRKSGVGNIFIKNMDESIDNKALYDTFSAFGNILSCKVVCDEKGSKGYGFVHFETQEAANRAIETMNGMLLNDRKVQKAGKRLGYGIVSSKARFLGEKCQLYLLRSVNRFVGHFKSRKEREVEFGSKAMKFTNVYIKNFGEDFTDEKLKEVFSAFGRTLSVRVMKDEKGRSRGFGFVNYAHHEDAQKGVNLYVKNLDDSIDDERLRKEFAPYGTITSAKVMTDGSQSKGFGFVCFSSPEEATKAVTEMNGRIVATKPLYVALAQRREERKAILTNKYMQRLATLRTMASPLIDSYHQSGYYVTLPQPPTRSFYNHTAVSNVRPVPRWTGQPPRPQGPYTTQLVSGSVPRRGSSPIATVRQASTQAPRIVTSTQKTNDIGTQTVGGRTDIANVARSSQYKYASAVRNPQQVVTVPAPMPRLQVVAAPVMEPPVHIQGPELLTASVLAAAPPMDQKQLLGERLYPLIHTLHPNLAGKITGMLLEIDNSELLHMLESPESLHAKVDEAIAVLQAHQAKEHSPKQ, translated from the exons ATGAACAGCAGTGGACCAGCATATCCTCTTGCTTCTCTGTATGTTGGAGACCTGCACCCTGATGTCACAGAGGCAATGCTTTACCAGAAGTTTTCTCCCGCTGGGCCAATCATGTCGATCCGTGTGTGCCGGGACATCATCACCCGCAGATCTCTGGGATATGCCTATGTAAACTTCCAGCAACCTGCTGATG CGGAGTGTGCCCTGGATACGATGAACTACGATGTCATCAAAGGTCGGCCAATCAGAATAATGTGGTCTCAACGCGACCCAGGACTCAGGAAATCTGGTGTGGGTAACATCTTTATCAAGAACATGGATGAGTCTATTGACAACAAAGCACTGTATGACACCTTCTCAGCCTTTGGAAATATTTTGTCCTGTAAG GTTGTTTGTGATGAAAAAGGATCCAAAGGCTATGGATTTGTTCATTTTGAGACTCAAGAAGCTGCAAACCGGGCCATTGAAACAATGAATGGGATGCTACTGAATGATAGGAAAGT TCAAAAGGCGGGTAAACGGTTGGGATATGGCATTGTCAGCTCAAAGGCCCGTTTCCTGGGAGAAAAGTGTCAGTTGTATCTCCTTAGGTCAGTGAATAG ATTTGTTGGCCACTTTAAGTCACGCAAGGAAAGAGAGGTGGAGTTTGGCAGTAAGGCTATGAAGTTCACCAATGTCTACATCAAGAATTTTGGTGAAGACTTCACTGATGAGAAACTAAAGGaagttttctctgcatttg GGAGAACTCTCAGTGTACGGGTCATGAAGGATGAGAAGGGTCGTTCAAGAGGATTTGGATTTGTAAACTATGCTCATCATGAAGATGCCCAGAAG GGGGTGAATCTGTATGTGAAGAACTTGGACGACAGCATCGACGATGAGAGACTTCGGAAGGAGTTTGCTCCTTATGGCACCATCACCAGTGCAAAG GTGATGACAGATGGCTCCCAAAGCAAAGGCTTTGGTTTTGTCTGTTTCTCTTCCCCTGAGGAGGCAACAAAAGCAGTGACTGAAATGAATGGGAGAATTGTTGCAACCAAGCCACTGTATGTGGCTCTGGCTCAGCGGAGAGAGGAGCGTAAAGCAATTCTAACAAATAAGTACATGCAAAGACTTGCTACCTTGAGAACCATGGCCAGCCCGCTAATCGACTCATACCATCAGTCTGGATATTATGTCACATTACCACAG CCTCCCACGCGCTCCTTTTACAACCACACTGCTGTCAGCAATGTGAGACCAGTCCCTCGCTGGACAGGACAGCCACCAAGACCACAGG GCCCCTACACCACTCAGCTGGTTTCTGGCTCTGTCCCCCGACGTGGATCGAGCCCCATCGCTACAGTCAGACAGGCTTCCACCCAGGCGCCACGCATCGTAACCTCAACACAAAAGACAA ATGACATTGGAACCCAGACTGTAGGAGGGCGCACTGACATTGCCAATGTGGCCAGAAGCAGCCAGTACAAGTATGCGTCAGCAGTGAGGAACCCTCAGCAGGTTGTTACTGTGCCTGCACCCATGCCTAGACTACAG GTTGTTGCTGCGCCGGTGATGGAGCCACCAGTACACATTCAAGGCCCAGAGCTGCTTACCGCCTCAGTGCTGGCTGCAGCCCCACCAATGGATCAGAAACAGCTCCTTG GGGAGCGACTGTACCCACTGATTCACACTCTGCATCCAAACCTGGCTGGTAAAATCACTGGGATGTTGCTGGAGATCGACAACTCTGAGCTGCTGCATATGCTGGAGTCGCCCGAGTCCCTGCACGCTAAG